The DNA region CATGATGTGCAGATTCTGCTCAGCCGTGAGCGTGTTCTCCAGACCGATCATCACGCCGGCGCGCTCGGCGCGCGGGGCGATCTGCCGCAACGCCTCCACCACGCGCTGCACCGCCACTTCATTCAGCGCATAGGTGGAAAAGCCGTTTTTTTTCGTCTCAAAGCACTTTTTCTCCGGATCGCGCAAACGCAAGTCACCGTTGCCGAAAAAAGCGATGAGGACGTTTTTTGCGCCCAGCGCTTGCGCTGCTTCAATGGCGTCGATCACATACACCGCGGACTGCGGCTCTGTCGCCAGAGGAAGGCTGTTGAGAATGCCGCCGGCAGCGACCGAGTGAAAACGGATGCCGTATTTTTGGCCGAGCTCGAGATAGCGACGCTGCACAGCCCGGTCGCGAAGCGGCAGGTGGTCCGGGGCGGTTCCCACGCTCACCTGGATGCCGTCCAGATGGGCTTCGCGCGCCAGCGGTATCAGCTCCGGATCGCAGGCGTTGCCCAGATTCCAGTCGCACATGCCGATGCCGGCGATTTTGCTTGTGACGGCCGCTGCAGAGCTGACCGTCAGGCCGGCGCCGGCCAAGGCCGCCACGCCGGTTTTCATAAAAGTCCGCCTTTTCATCATGAACCTCTTAAACAGGTGATACTGACTCTCACCCCTGCGCTGAAATGCGGACCAGCGCACGTCCTGGTCCGTTTCTGCATCATCGGGCTGAAGCAGCGGCTCCAGTGCGGGGCCCGGCCTGCGCCGGCGACAAAGCCCGGGGATTCATCATAAAGGCAGCGGCTGATTTCCCAAGCCCTTTTGCTTCATAAGCTTTTCAATATCCTTGACCTCTTTGACCAATCCGGAGGTGATCACCCGGTTGCCGCCTTCCACGATCAACACATCGTCCTCGATGCGAATGCCGATGGAGCGGTATTTCGCCGGAATGGCAGGATCATCAGCAGGGATGTACAAGCCCGGCTCCAGAGTCACCACCATGCCGGCCTCGAGCACCTCGCGGCTGCTGACATCGTGTACTTCAAGACCGATGTCATGGCTCACCCCGTGCGGCAAAAAGCGCTTGGCCTCTTCCGCCTTTTTGATCAACCCCAGGCGCATCAACTCCCTGGCGCAGACCTCCTGAGCTTTTTCTTCAATCTTGCGACGGCTGACGCCGGGCTGCATCATCGCCAGCGTCTCCTTTTGCATGGTGAGCACTGCTTCATAGAGCTCGCGCTGACCCTCGGTAAAAACGCCGCTCACAGGAATGGTGCGGGTGATGTCTGCCGAATAGCCGTTGTATTCAGCGCCCACATCCATCACCACCATTTCGCCTGCCTGCATGCGGCGGTCATTGTCGTCGTAATGCAAAATCAGCGAATTGGGTCCTGAACCGATGATGCTGGGAAAACCGGGGCCGGCAGCGCCGAATCGTCGATACGCATATTCGATGACCGCCTGCAGTTCATACTCGAACATGCCCGGCTCCGCGCTCTTGATCGCTTCGCGCAGCCCGGCGGCCGTAATATCCGCGGCTTTCTGCAGCAGGTGAATCTCCGCATCGCTCTTGATCTGCCGCAGCCGGTTGATCGGTTCAGCGGCCGCCTTGATGGTCAGGCCGGGGCATCGGCTGCGCAAGGCCTTCCGCACCTCACGATCGAGAAAAAAATGCTTCGCCGTGACCGGTTCCTGAATGAAAACCGGCTCAGGGGGCGAATAATACAAGGTGCGAATACCGGACAGGGCCTGGGTGAATAACGCATCAAACCGATCCATGGCGAGCATGGTGTCGCATCTTGCGGCAAGCTGTGGCTCGTGGTAGGCAGGGGAACCCAAGGCCTGGCTTTTGCAAAAGCAAATCGTGTGCATCGCTTTGCCGTCGATGTTCACGCCGCGTCGGCTGAGCATCAGCAGGGCGGATGGTTGCTGCCATCCGCATAAATACAGCATGTTGCTGTCCTGCCGATAGGGATAGTCGACATCGCCGCAGCGATGTTTGACGCCGGCCGAAGCAACCAGCAGCAGGTCGGTGCTGTCCATTCGCTGCAGAACCTGACGGCAGCGCCAGGCGTAAACCGTGTCCGGCGGCTCCACTGTGCCCGGTTCAGCGGCAAAAAGAGACGCGCCGAAAAAAGAAAAACCGGAAAACGCTTTATCATGTAACGCTCCTGAAGCGCACGCGCGCTGCACCGCTAAGGCACCAGGCTCAGTTTGTGGTGCATGGTTTGAGTCTGAGTCATGGTCATGTTCGCTCCACCGCTGATGGCGATGCTGAGAACCTGCTCCGAAGAGCCCTCAACGGCGGCGAGGATGCCCCTTTTTTCGTTATAGAGCAAAAATCCGCTGGTGGTTCCGTCTCCCTCGATAAAGAAATCGGCGCCCATCTGATTGCCCTTGCCGGTCAGGCTTAACGGTCCGGCCAGCGCAAGACGCGAACAGGGTTCGCCGTTCACCGCCTCTGTGCCGGTCAAAGTGTATTCAATGGCGGGTTCTACAACGATCTGCATATTGGCTTGCTTGGTCGTATCCTTCTGCGTGTTGGTCCATTTATCGCCCATCGCCATGGGCTGATCCGGCAGGTCGGACAACAACCGGCGTAGATAAATGTGCGGATCGCTGTTCATCACTCTCTGGACGATCGGATTGCCATTCAGAGAATCGATGACGGTCACGGATTTGGTGCGGCCGTATTGGCTGACGACCAGTAAGGCGCGTTTGCCCAGCAGATCGTTCATCACCATGGTGGTATCCATCTGCATGCTTTTGATCGAGATCGTCAGAGAATCGTACCAGGCTTCAAAAGAGAGGTCGCCGTCGCTGTTTCGTTCGACCGCTTTCAGGGAGATGAGCATCCGTCCGGTCGAAGTGGTTTCAAAGTTCCGCCCGCTCATATCCATCGCCATTTTGATGTCCGCCACCATCAGGTAACGATAGGTTTGTCCCGGTTCATAGCGATAGGTGAAAGAGGTTTTAGTCTGTGCCCAGCCGGCGGAGACCATCCAGGTTAGAGTCAACCAAATCATCATTTTTTTCATCGCAGTATCTCCCTCATTTAAGTACGGTGTCTGTGAACCGCGTTGTCAGGGTGTGTGCGTTTCGTGCAACACCGGCCGGACATCCGAGTTGGCCAGCCGGTGAACAGTGCGATAAGCCAGTTTAGCCGCCAGCGTCAACTTGCCGTAATTGATCTTTTCCTCTTGATCGCTGACCTGGTGGTAGTCCGGATGCAGCCCGGTATGGAAGAACAGGGTTGGTATCTTTTGATCGTTGAACGGCTGATGATCGCTGCCGCCCGATTCTTTGACAGCGCCGGCGGACAGCTTGAATCCGATATGCC from bacterium includes:
- a CDS encoding M24 family metallopeptidase; the protein is MQRACASGALHDKAFSGFSFFGASLFAAEPGTVEPPDTVYAWRCRQVLQRMDSTDLLLVASAGVKHRCGDVDYPYRQDSNMLYLCGWQQPSALLMLSRRGVNIDGKAMHTICFCKSQALGSPAYHEPQLAARCDTMLAMDRFDALFTQALSGIRTLYYSPPEPVFIQEPVTAKHFFLDREVRKALRSRCPGLTIKAAAEPINRLRQIKSDAEIHLLQKAADITAAGLREAIKSAEPGMFEYELQAVIEYAYRRFGAAGPGFPSIIGSGPNSLILHYDDNDRRMQAGEMVVMDVGAEYNGYSADITRTIPVSGVFTEGQRELYEAVLTMQKETLAMMQPGVSRRKIEEKAQEVCARELMRLGLIKKAEEAKRFLPHGVSHDIGLEVHDVSSREVLEAGMVVTLEPGLYIPADDPAIPAKYRSIGIRIEDDVLIVEGGNRVITSGLVKEVKDIEKLMKQKGLGNQPLPL
- a CDS encoding sugar phosphate isomerase/epimerase, with protein sequence MKTGVAALAGAGLTVSSAAAVTSKIAGIGMCDWNLGNACDPELIPLAREAHLDGIQVSVGTAPDHLPLRDRAVQRRYLELGQKYGIRFHSVAAGGILNSLPLATEPQSAVYVIDAIEAAQALGAKNVLIAFFGNGDLRLRDPEKKCFETKKNGFSTYALNEVAVQRVVEALRQIAPRAERAGVMIGLENTLTAEQNLHIMEQVHSPALQVYYDVGNSTGHGYDIFSELRLLSRERICEVHLKDWKTSLLGSEGCAVDMPAVAAVLQEIGYDKWLVLETSGRKNHFLADTRSNVAYVRRTFGLR